A region from the Fibrobacter sp. genome encodes:
- a CDS encoding lamin tail domain-containing protein, with the protein MDIKKVLTVGASVALVSMMAACSEKESPNPAGPNDPTMSSGIAVGGNSSSSRGNSVLVSSSSMKNTDEPQMACSEIMYNTAKGDTLEWVEIYIAGGMDMDNMKDFVLHLSGDVDYEFPAEPLTKGEYVVVTNNLAGFKAAYPTFNGRLFGPMTGKMVNEGGVVNVKVRGEGDVTCAFSSEPPWPSLADGKGHSLVYTGGIAAQSVSWCASALPGGNPGVGGDACIDVVNTVRINEVKPSYSAAGTYEESWIELYNSGDVPVDVSGWTLNVKLRKDSLKIKEGSIVPAGGYLVLDGGESGSFDKEVVISEHGGEIYLYGLAEGQESSIWLPAGKGVSGIVDVADGSVAQGPLAEATPGAANSALKLGSVYIDEIHYHPGERGVIFEFMEIVNATASDIMLYNSSLNKGWKVEGVNIEFTSADVLPAGGRAVLIPAVLEEGSIPNWGADYVRSTYSIPATVKIFSYKGKLSNRGETIAIKEPIVQTKDETTGEIKVYYSWHDATLYSDAWAGLTEADGAGFSLQRKDVKTMGFGPAVWKAAAPTLGN; encoded by the coding sequence ATGGATATCAAAAAAGTTTTGACAGTTGGTGCAAGTGTAGCCCTCGTTTCCATGATGGCTGCCTGCTCTGAAAAGGAATCCCCTAATCCTGCTGGACCGAATGATCCTACAATGTCTTCCGGCATTGCTGTTGGTGGCAATTCCTCCAGCTCTAGGGGCAACAGCGTTCTCGTGTCCAGTTCTTCCATGAAGAATACTGACGAACCGCAGATGGCTTGCTCCGAAATTATGTACAACACTGCGAAGGGTGATACTCTGGAATGGGTTGAAATCTATATCGCCGGTGGTATGGATATGGACAACATGAAGGATTTCGTCTTGCATTTGAGCGGAGATGTGGACTACGAGTTCCCTGCAGAACCTTTGACTAAGGGTGAGTATGTTGTTGTCACCAACAATTTGGCTGGCTTCAAGGCTGCTTATCCGACATTTAATGGTCGTCTCTTTGGACCGATGACTGGTAAGATGGTTAATGAAGGTGGCGTGGTGAATGTCAAGGTTCGTGGCGAAGGTGACGTTACTTGTGCATTCAGCAGTGAACCTCCTTGGCCGAGCCTTGCTGACGGTAAGGGCCATTCCCTGGTTTATACCGGTGGCATTGCTGCTCAATCTGTCTCCTGGTGTGCTAGCGCACTCCCTGGTGGAAATCCGGGCGTGGGTGGCGACGCTTGCATTGATGTCGTAAATACGGTGCGTATTAATGAAGTCAAACCTTCTTATTCTGCTGCTGGTACTTACGAAGAATCCTGGATTGAACTTTACAATTCTGGCGATGTCCCGGTGGATGTCTCTGGTTGGACTCTGAATGTGAAACTCCGTAAGGACTCCTTGAAAATCAAGGAAGGTTCCATTGTTCCTGCTGGTGGTTATCTTGTCCTGGACGGTGGTGAATCCGGAAGCTTTGATAAGGAAGTTGTCATTTCGGAACACGGTGGCGAAATCTACCTTTACGGTTTGGCTGAAGGTCAGGAATCCAGCATTTGGTTGCCTGCAGGTAAGGGTGTTAGCGGTATTGTTGATGTTGCTGACGGTTCTGTGGCTCAGGGCCCCTTGGCAGAAGCTACTCCGGGTGCTGCAAATTCTGCCCTTAAGCTTGGTTCCGTTTACATTGACGAAATTCATTATCATCCTGGAGAAAGAGGTGTTATCTTTGAATTCATGGAAATTGTGAATGCGACGGCGTCTGATATCATGCTTTACAACTCCTCCTTGAATAAAGGCTGGAAGGTCGAGGGCGTCAATATTGAATTTACGTCTGCTGATGTTTTGCCGGCTGGTGGCAGGGCTGTCTTGATTCCGGCTGTGTTGGAAGAAGGTTCTATCCCTAATTGGGGTGCTGACTACGTTCGTTCCACCTACAGCATTCCCGCAACTGTTAAGATCTTCTCTTATAAGGGAAAGCTCTCCAATCGCGGTGAAACCATTGCAATAAAGGAACCTATTGTTCAAACTAAAGACGAAACCACTGGAGAAATCAAGGTTTATTATAGCTGGCATGATGCGACTCTCTATTCTGATGCTTGGGCGGGTCTTACAGAAGCTGACGGTGCAGGATTCAGTTTGCAGCGTAAAGATGTAAAAACCATGGGTTTTGGCCCCGCTGTATGGAAGGCTGCTGCTCCGACTTTGGGTAACTAG